DNA sequence from the Bombus pyrosoma isolate SC7728 linkage group LG12, ASM1482585v1, whole genome shotgun sequence genome:
AGTAAATGGGAAATggtcttttaaaatttttattgggTGCAAGAATACAACATAGGATACGAAGGGAGATATAAACGAAAGTATAAATTGGAACTGGAAGTAAGAAGTAATCTTTTTTCTAACTTTAACgtcattttttcctttcaaataTCAATGGCACTTTATTTGCGAAGATTATGTACAGATGCTGTGTAATGACTTTCTCGGTGTTCATATGTACACGCGCGCGAAAAACGTCGAGAACTCGAAGATACGATAAAATGGACAGCTTTCGTTTCGATGATAAGGTTGTAGTAACCttcgaagagaagaaacaatCTACAAAAGAATTCGAATACACATACACGATTATATACAAAACTTACATATACAGCTTCGTTTTTTCCACGAagattcctttctttcttttttccttgtcGTCGTCTTTTCTCTATATTAATTCTTACATCTTCCCTATTTTCGCTCAACGCTTCACGAATATACgaaaatactttttcttacaaaatacaataacCGTCGCCGCCGTCTTTCGTTCATTTGTACAAATACAGTTCGTACGTTGACGattgttcgaaatttttatatgaatcgaaaaaacgtatgaaatacagaaatatagtAAAAACGCGATTAAAAAAGTTGAGGATAATTTCAGTTCTTTAAAAACCCACAACGAACGGCGACTTTTCATTTGGTTTTCTATTTTCCGGCGAATggatgatatttttcttcgattgttTCAATTGTCCAGTGGTTCTTCATACGTCCTTGTTTTCTTCAATATGctctttgtaatttgtaattgtttcGTTATCGCTTTCTCGacgtttttcttgtttttattcGACGCCGAAAGATGCTGGAAAGTATCTTCCAATGCCCTTCTTGTTTTCATTAATCTTCTTTTCAATGTTTCATTCTCTTGCTTCAAAGCTTCTACTTCATCGAGgcctaataaataataaattttatttgttgaaatatataaCGAAGAATTGGGAGTGTATGattgaaatagaattaattttaatacgaacagaattttataacaactgttataatttataaagataaGTTACCTTCTATCGGCAAAGGGCTTTCGCTATCGACTTCTCGAACTGGCCTGTTACCATTGTTATTATCTTCGTCGCTCAACAGATTAGTCATGGATTCGGTGATTTTTAAAGTGTCTTGTAATGGCCTCATAGTTGTAACAGCCGCATCGCTTTCGATTCCTAGGTCTGGCGAACAGCTTGTTTTACTGCGCCCACCAATCGTTGAGTAGCTTATAGGTAGCCAGTACTGCGAATTCTAAAATAGTATAACTTAGCATAATCTTCAACCAATCccagaaaataattaaaatatcaaacgttATGAAATTTCTACTGCGCTTTTAAATTGACTGCACATTTAATCCACAAATAATACAGTAGCAGTCCATTAGAAACACGCAATCCTTACAAGTGCATTCAAGCTCTCAATAAATTCTCTCTTGAATGAACCGTTTAGAAAaagcaaataagaaaataaagacacgcttaacaaaaatattcgactaacgttatatgcttgATATTCTTGCATGATATCTTCGCAAGTTTGTTTCAGCATAGTCTCTGTAGGTATCGATGAAACGCCACTAGAACTTGGCGCTGAATCGCTCGCTTCACAAACTGCTACGTGTCTTCGCAACTCTTTGTTAGTCACTTCCAATTCTTGTAATCTTGCCCTTTGAGATTCATTGATTTGATTCAGATCTGATATCTGTAAATTTAAACACGGGCATTATaaaatggtattacgattgAAGATGGACGGACTCTAATCAAGTCGAGCCATAAACATTGATTATCTTACTTCCTTGTTAAATTTATCGTGCATGGTACGAACAGTTATGTCGCATCTGTTCTCCGTTTTCCTTACTTCTTGCTCCAAACGTAACTTATCGTTCGTTAGCTTTGTATTCTCCACGAGAATCTGACTATGCGAAAGAGTCAAATGGTCCAGTTCTTTCGTCAACGTTGATATGCTCGTCTTTGCAGATTCGTGTTCGTCTTCCAATTTTTTGACTCGTGTCCTCAACTGTAATTATTCAGGAAAGATAATTACTAAACGATAACAACCAATAtcggtaataaaatattctagaGTCTCAAAGAGCTATGTTTTCGATTAGTCTTAAGTGCCATTGGATATACGTAATAGTTaaagttgtaaaaattgagaaaagaaCGACTCGTTACCGCGTCGTTTTCCCTGTTGAGCGATATTAGCATTTCCGCGGCTTTTCTTTCGGCATTGTCTTTGTAATGTATTAGTTCAGCCTTCTGTTTATTCATTTCTGTCGCCATGCCCTCCAGATCAGCTAGCTTCTTTTCCAATTGCGCCCTACGCGTACAATTTTGTTTGCTTTCTTTCCTCAGTGTGTGCACTTCGTGTACTCTTCTGTCCAAAGCCGATTGCAATTTCTCGCAGTATTTTTGCGACTTTTCCAATTTGATGATCAACGGCGATATTTTTTCGTCGAATatctgaaaattaaaagaatacgTTCAAAAACAAGATCCATCTACTTTACTATCGTGTTGAACACTTCGgacgtatattttttacagaattCCTAATAAGCAGGCACGATAAAATGGGAAAGGGGAATAATATACGAAAATTAGGTACGATGCTTCGAACAATGAATCTTTTAACCCTGCTGCTGCCTTCGAGTTTTTAACAAAGAGCAAGAACCAACgagatttttgatattttaagaaatgcACGAATCAACATgcgattaatgaaatttattaacaagcGAGAAAACAATGTAAGCAACGCAAAGAACGCGACAGGGTCGATAAAACTGTGCAGGTGATACTTACacaatcgaaagaaattttggcAGTGAACTCATTCCTAAGAGCGCTGAGCTCCGTGTACAGTAAAGCGTTTGTTTCTTTAAGCTCTTGTATCTGATAATTAGCTTCGGAATCGTTCAGGTCATTCTGATACGACTTATAATAAGGCACATATTCCAACGAGTCCTCGGAGTCGGTGAACGTTTTAGTATACTTGGAAAATCTGGACCGGTTCAAAGACTTCTGTTGTGTCTCTTGTAATCCAATTCTAGCCATAGAAACGGTCCTATCAGGTTCAGAAAACGCCTCAGAATCTGACTGCGTGGACGCTTGATTCTTCGTAGCGCTGATTAAGTTGTCGGATCGACTTTTCTTCACCGAATTGTCCAGCGATTTTACATTCGCTTCGTCGGTGTTAATGGCTAAATCATTCGTTGACATACCCTCGAGCGCATTGACGAAATCGTCGGACAGTATCTTCGAGTTCATGAAAACGTCGAATACGGCCTTCTTATGGTCGTTACCGATGTTATCCGCGTAGTTAGCGTTCTTCAACATTTCTTTCATGAACTTTACCAAGTCTTTCAAGTGTGTACGCATGAGTTCGCAATATTTCTTGGCTCTCTCCGTTTGATTATCACCGTATCCATCGATCTCCGTGGCGATGTCCGGTTTCGAAACTAGCTTCAACCACTTTAGGTAATCGACTTCCTTCTCCAACTCATTTTTCTGGGCTACCAGCTTCTGTACATAGTCTGTCATAGTTTTTACGTCTATGGTCTCGTTCCCGTCGACGTAGTTCAGTTGGATCACCTCATTGGTAAACGTTACCTTGATACCAATGTCGTTTAGCTCTTTGATCAGAGTCGATAGCTGCGTGCTAGCGCTTTCTTGCGTCATGTCTAACTTGTTTCGGCTCCTTTCGAGACAGTGAGTGGCGGTCATATGGTTGTGCAGCTTGGCGATCTCCTTGTTCTTGCTCCACAGCTCCGTGTTCACCAGCTTCTGTAGGTTCTGTGTCTTCACTTGCAGCTCCTTCGACAACTGCTCGATCTTGTGATTCTTCTCCACGATCTCCGCATCGCGAACTTGCAGATCGTGAATAAGGTCCTCCCGTTTGCTCGAATCCTCCATGTcgtttttcatcattttcttcAGCTTGTCGAGTTCATCCATCTTGTTCTGCAGCTGTTCCTTTATCGTCTGCTTCTCGATCTCCAGAACTTCTATCTTCTGTTCCCTATCCTGAAGCCGGCCTTTCAATTCCTGAAAATAACATTAACGTGCTATTAGTTTGGAGATTTTAACTCGCTTTGGAGATCAGAACTCAGGTTAATCGTgcaaattgaacaatttgCATTATCGCGCGACTGTAACAAATTCTCGTTTATTCGacgttacaaaattttaacgatttaactacgttgtttcattattaattacacTACGCGAGCATCATGCGTATCGATAATTAAGCTAACGCGTGAAGATAAATAGAGGAAAATCtgtgtattattaatattatttcgatattcgatcGTTTAACGAAATCTAAAACTAGAGTTTCAACCAGTTACGACGTTATTTCGCATCCTGAACCATTTGACTTTGCTTGAACTTGAATAAAACCTACCTCTACGcaatgtatttaatttgttgcaaatattgccaaatatttatacaaagttATGCAAAGTGATAAAAGTATATCTTTAAATGAAAGAGCACGAAGAAAGTTTGG
Encoded proteins:
- the LOC122573354 gene encoding centrosomin isoform X2, encoding MFYGRFYVAWDVVGRALTLRPSLTTSRTGQSKFTLCSKSCLHYSETLLRTNARSPGKTSPTGVIGSRDGAGIGRTMKEYEDQLEALKKENFNLKLRIYFLEERMGITSADENAIKKNIELKVEIESLRKELVEKQELLSQAAKAFELIEEQKEASSRNQAQYQQSLENEREKIRRLEKELAEYEEKKADASIFYKEAFGITPEKALENEEKLCQMEELVASLEAEVKQVTNSLDEERVWAQELEGERDEFRERLEAETRLRENLDAERLQDIESLREKVKELEEQQLKRDTVVQQCKTELLEKERIIKEKNAQLEERCRVYEELNAVSEKRKKQVDQLRTSIKARDEALTDLNNKHRALLSQFENGYAKRSPPSSPSAMNSVEDPLQARMGQKMSCVQGMTKRGNACLDWEPNRERSMRVKSPVQTLNGETRDIRDLIKELEEKEKELKAQEESRKQLVLKLCNTQKHAETTSYKLKKLEGEHEKAIKTIQGFMERQQQLENTKLRKEQKIMELEIELNRLREYENVKAARDGHDQFVLRDFSTDMTDDPERDASNQQRFDEMEAKINDLRDQIETIKAEKSRLEKQIQVESEELKGRLQDREQKIEVLEIEKQTIKEQLQNKMDELDKLKKMMKNDMEDSSKREDLIHDLQVRDAEIVEKNHKIEQLSKELQVKTQNLQKLVNTELWSKNKEIAKLHNHMTATHCLERSRNKLDMTQESASTQLSTLIKELNDIGIKVTFTNEVIQLNYVDGNETIDVKTMTDYVQKLVAQKNELEKEVDYLKWLKLVSKPDIATEIDGYGDNQTERAKKYCELMRTHLKDLVKFMKEMLKNANYADNIGNDHKKAVFDVFMNSKILSDDFVNALEGMSTNDLAINTDEANVKSLDNSVKKSRSDNLISATKNQASTQSDSEAFSEPDRTVSMARIGLQETQQKSLNRSRFSKYTKTFTDSEDSLEYVPYYKSYQNDLNDSEANYQIQELKETNALLYTELSALRNEFTAKISFDCIFDEKISPLIIKLEKSQKYCEKLQSALDRRVHEVHTLRKESKQNCTRRAQLEKKLADLEGMATEMNKQKAELIHYKDNAERKAAEMLISLNRENDALRTRVKKLEDEHESAKTSISTLTKELDHLTLSHSQILVENTKLTNDKLRLEQEVRKTENRCDITVRTMHDKFNKEISDLNQINESQRARLQELEVTNKELRRHVAVCEASDSAPSSSGVSSIPTETMLKQTCEDIMQEYQAYNNSQYWLPISYSTIGGRSKTSCSPDLGIESDAAVTTMRPLQDTLKITESMTNLLSDEDNNNGNRPVREVDSESPLPIEGLDEVEALKQENETLKRRLMKTRRALEDTFQHLSASNKNKKNVEKAITKQLQITKSILKKTRTYEEPLDN
- the LOC122573354 gene encoding centrosomin isoform X3, with translation MNSRIGSIQRSIIATSAPGEKRAISSNPKSCLHYSETLLRTNARSPGKTSPTGVIGSRDGAGIGRTMKEYEDQLEALKKENFNLKLRIYFLEERMGITSADENAIKKNIELKVEIESLRKELVEKQELLSQAAKAFELIEEQKEASSRNQAQYQQSLENEREKIRRLEKELAEYEEKKADASIFYKEAFGITPEKALENEEKLCQMEELVASLEAEVKQVTNSLDEERVWAQELEGERDEFRERLEAETRLRENLDAERLQDIESLREKVKELEEQQLKRDTVVQQCKTELLEKERIIKEKNAQLEERCRVYEELNAVSEKRKKQVDQLRTSIKARDEALTDLNNKHRALLSQFENGYAKRSPPSSPSAMNSVEDPLQARMGQKMSCVQGMTKRGNACLDWEPNRERSMRVKSPVQTLNGETRDIRDLIKELEEKEKELKAQEESRKQLVLKLCNTQKHAETTSYKLKKLEGEHEKAIKTIQGFMERQQQLENTKLRKEQKIMELEIELNRLREYENVKAARDGHDQFVLRDFSTDMTDDPERDASNQQRFDEMEAKINDLRDQIETIKAEKSRLEKQIQVESEELKGRLQDREQKIEVLEIEKQTIKEQLQNKMDELDKLKKMMKNDMEDSSKREDLIHDLQVRDAEIVEKNHKIEQLSKELQVKTQNLQKLVNTELWSKNKEIAKLHNHMTATHCLERSRNKLDMTQESASTQLSTLIKELNDIGIKVTFTNEVIQLNYVDGNETIDVKTMTDYVQKLVAQKNELEKEVDYLKWLKLVSKPDIATEIDGYGDNQTERAKKYCELMRTHLKDLVKFMKEMLKNANYADNIGNDHKKAVFDVFMNSKILSDDFVNALEGMSTNDLAINTDEANVKSLDNSVKKSRSDNLISATKNQASTQSDSEAFSEPDRTVSMARIGLQETQQKSLNRSRFSKYTKTFTDSEDSLEYVPYYKSYQNDLNDSEANYQIQELKETNALLYTELSALRNEFTAKISFDCIFDEKISPLIIKLEKSQKYCEKLQSALDRRVHEVHTLRKESKQNCTRRAQLEKKLADLEGMATEMNKQKAELIHYKDNAERKAAEMLISLNRENDALRTRVKKLEDEHESAKTSISTLTKELDHLTLSHSQILVENTKLTNDKLRLEQEVRKTENRCDITVRTMHDKFNKEISDLNQINESQRARLQELEVTNKELRRHVAVCEASDSAPSSSGVSSIPTETMLKQTCEDIMQEYQAYNNSQYWLPISYSTIGGRSKTSCSPDLGIESDAAVTTMRPLQDTLKITESMTNLLSDEDNNNGNRPVREVDSESPLPIEGLDEVEALKQENETLKRRLMKTRRALEDTFQHLSASNKNKKNVEKAITKQLQITKSILKKTRTYEEPLDN
- the LOC122573354 gene encoding centrosomin isoform X7: MIRFEDHSIRTGSHIFRVQMRNNYRNMFFAGYGYSNQHQNNSPSPTRSSVWGSVYSPFRNTNMPLQDITMNQTLPLINGTNARSPGKTSPTGVIGSRDGAGIGRTMKEYEDQLEALKKENFNLKLRIYFLEERMGITSADENAIKKNIELKVEIESLRKELVEKQELLSQAAKAFELIEEQKEASSRNQAQYQQSLENEREKIRRLEKELAEYEEKKADASIFYKEAFGITPEKALENEEKLCQMEELVASLEAEFENGYAKRSPPSSPSAMNSVEDPLQARMGQKMSCVQGMTKRGNACLDWEPNRERSMRVKSPVQTLNGETRDIRDLIKELEEKEKELKAQEESRKQLVLKLCNTQKHAETTSYKLKKLEGEHEKAIKTIQGFMERQQQLENTKLRKEQKIMELEIELNRLREYENVKAARDGHDQFVLRDFSTDMTDDPERDASNQQRFDEMEAKINDLRDQIETIKAEKSRLEKQIQVESEELKGRLQDREQKIEVLEIEKQTIKEQLQNKMDELDKLKKMMKNDMEDSSKREDLIHDLQVRDAEIVEKNHKIEQLSKELQVKTQNLQKLVNTELWSKNKEIAKLHNHMTATHCLERSRNKLDMTQESASTQLSTLIKELNDIGIKVTFTNEVIQLNYVDGNETIDVKTMTDYVQKLVAQKNELEKEVDYLKWLKLVSKPDIATEIDGYGDNQTERAKKYCELMRTHLKDLVKFMKEMLKNANYADNIGNDHKKAVFDVFMNSKILSDDFVNALEGMSTNDLAINTDEANVKSLDNSVKKSRSDNLISATKNQASTQSDSEAFSEPDRTVSMARIGLQETQQKSLNRSRFSKYTKTFTDSEDSLEYVPYYKSYQNDLNDSEANYQIQELKETNALLYTELSALRNEFTAKISFDCIFDEKISPLIIKLEKSQKYCEKLQSALDRRVHEVHTLRKESKQNCTRRAQLEKKLADLEGMATEMNKQKAELIHYKDNAERKAAEMLISLNRENDALRTRVKKLEDEHESAKTSISTLTKELDHLTLSHSQILVENTKLTNDKLRLEQEVRKTENRCDITVRTMHDKFNKEISDLNQINESQRARLQELEVTNKELRRHVAVCEASDSAPSSSGVSSIPTETMLKQTCEDIMQEYQAYNNSQYWLPISYSTIGGRSKTSCSPDLGIESDAAVTTMRPLQDTLKITESMTNLLSDEDNNNGNRPVREVDSESPLPIEGLDEVEALKQENETLKRRLMKTRRALEDTFQHLSASNKNKKNVEKAITKQLQITKSILKKTRTYEEPLDN
- the LOC122573354 gene encoding centrosomin isoform X1 — encoded protein: MIRFEDHSIRTGSHIFRVQMRNNYRNMFFAGYGYSNQHQNNSPSPTRSSVWGSVYSPFRNTNMPLQDITMNQTLPLINGTNARSPGKTSPTGVIGSRDGAGIGRTMKEYEDQLEALKKENFNLKLRIYFLEERMGITSADENAIKKNIELKVEIESLRKELVEKQELLSQAAKAFELIEEQKEASSRNQAQYQQSLENEREKIRRLEKELAEYEEKKADASIFYKEAFGITPEKALENEEKLCQMEELVASLEAEVKQVTNSLDEERVWAQELEGERDEFRERLEAETRLRENLDAERLQDIESLREKVKELEEQQLKRDTVVQQCKTELLEKERIIKEKNAQLEERCRVYEELNAVSEKRKKQVDQLRTSIKARDEALTDLNNKHRALLSQFENGYAKRSPPSSPSAMNSVEDPLQARMGQKMSCVQGMTKRGNACLDWEPNRERSMRVKSPVQTLNGETRDIRDLIKELEEKEKELKAQEESRKQLVLKLCNTQKHAETTSYKLKKLEGEHEKAIKTIQGFMERQQQLENTKLRKEQKIMELEIELNRLREYENVKAARDGHDQFVLRDFSTDMTDDPERDASNQQRFDEMEAKINDLRDQIETIKAEKSRLEKQIQVESEELKGRLQDREQKIEVLEIEKQTIKEQLQNKMDELDKLKKMMKNDMEDSSKREDLIHDLQVRDAEIVEKNHKIEQLSKELQVKTQNLQKLVNTELWSKNKEIAKLHNHMTATHCLERSRNKLDMTQESASTQLSTLIKELNDIGIKVTFTNEVIQLNYVDGNETIDVKTMTDYVQKLVAQKNELEKEVDYLKWLKLVSKPDIATEIDGYGDNQTERAKKYCELMRTHLKDLVKFMKEMLKNANYADNIGNDHKKAVFDVFMNSKILSDDFVNALEGMSTNDLAINTDEANVKSLDNSVKKSRSDNLISATKNQASTQSDSEAFSEPDRTVSMARIGLQETQQKSLNRSRFSKYTKTFTDSEDSLEYVPYYKSYQNDLNDSEANYQIQELKETNALLYTELSALRNEFTAKISFDCIFDEKISPLIIKLEKSQKYCEKLQSALDRRVHEVHTLRKESKQNCTRRAQLEKKLADLEGMATEMNKQKAELIHYKDNAERKAAEMLISLNRENDALRTRVKKLEDEHESAKTSISTLTKELDHLTLSHSQILVENTKLTNDKLRLEQEVRKTENRCDITVRTMHDKFNKEISDLNQINESQRARLQELEVTNKELRRHVAVCEASDSAPSSSGVSSIPTETMLKQTCEDIMQEYQAYNNSQYWLPISYSTIGGRSKTSCSPDLGIESDAAVTTMRPLQDTLKITESMTNLLSDEDNNNGNRPVREVDSESPLPIEGLDEVEALKQENETLKRRLMKTRRALEDTFQHLSASNKNKKNVEKAITKQLQITKSILKKTRTYEEPLDN
- the LOC122573354 gene encoding centrosomin isoform X5 is translated as MATVTGLWFASTNMPLQDITMNQTLPLINGTNARSPGKTSPTGVIGSRDGAGIGRTMKEYEDQLEALKKENFNLKLRIYFLEERMGITSADENAIKKNIELKVEIESLRKELVEKQELLSQAAKAFELIEEQKEASSRNQAQYQQSLENEREKIRRLEKELAEYEEKKADASIFYKEAFGITPEKALENEEKLCQMEELVASLEAEVKQVTNSLDEERVWAQELEGERDEFRERLEAETRLRENLDAERLQDIESLREKVKELEEQQLKRDTVVQQCKTELLEKERIIKEKNAQLEERCRVYEELNAVSEKRKKQVDQLRTSIKARDEALTDLNNKHRALLSQFENGYAKRSPPSSPSAMNSVEDPLQARMGQKMSCVQGMTKRGNACLDWEPNRERSMRVKSPVQTLNGETRDIRDLIKELEEKEKELKAQEESRKQLVLKLCNTQKHAETTSYKLKKLEGEHEKAIKTIQGFMERQQQLENTKLRKEQKIMELEIELNRLREYENVKAARDGHDQFVLRDFSTDMTDDPERDASNQQRFDEMEAKINDLRDQIETIKAEKSRLEKQIQVESEELKGRLQDREQKIEVLEIEKQTIKEQLQNKMDELDKLKKMMKNDMEDSSKREDLIHDLQVRDAEIVEKNHKIEQLSKELQVKTQNLQKLVNTELWSKNKEIAKLHNHMTATHCLERSRNKLDMTQESASTQLSTLIKELNDIGIKVTFTNEVIQLNYVDGNETIDVKTMTDYVQKLVAQKNELEKEVDYLKWLKLVSKPDIATEIDGYGDNQTERAKKYCELMRTHLKDLVKFMKEMLKNANYADNIGNDHKKAVFDVFMNSKILSDDFVNALEGMSTNDLAINTDEANVKSLDNSVKKSRSDNLISATKNQASTQSDSEAFSEPDRTVSMARIGLQETQQKSLNRSRFSKYTKTFTDSEDSLEYVPYYKSYQNDLNDSEANYQIQELKETNALLYTELSALRNEFTAKISFDCIFDEKISPLIIKLEKSQKYCEKLQSALDRRVHEVHTLRKESKQNCTRRAQLEKKLADLEGMATEMNKQKAELIHYKDNAERKAAEMLISLNRENDALRTRVKKLEDEHESAKTSISTLTKELDHLTLSHSQILVENTKLTNDKLRLEQEVRKTENRCDITVRTMHDKFNKEISDLNQINESQRARLQELEVTNKELRRHVAVCEASDSAPSSSGVSSIPTETMLKQTCEDIMQEYQAYNNSQYWLPISYSTIGGRSKTSCSPDLGIESDAAVTTMRPLQDTLKITESMTNLLSDEDNNNGNRPVREVDSESPLPIEGLDEVEALKQENETLKRRLMKTRRALEDTFQHLSASNKNKKNVEKAITKQLQITKSILKKTRTYEEPLDN
- the LOC122573354 gene encoding centrosomin isoform X4 gives rise to the protein MGDFMDETAATTNYFDTTNMPLQDITMNQTLPLINGTNARSPGKTSPTGVIGSRDGAGIGRTMKEYEDQLEALKKENFNLKLRIYFLEERMGITSADENAIKKNIELKVEIESLRKELVEKQELLSQAAKAFELIEEQKEASSRNQAQYQQSLENEREKIRRLEKELAEYEEKKADASIFYKEAFGITPEKALENEEKLCQMEELVASLEAEVKQVTNSLDEERVWAQELEGERDEFRERLEAETRLRENLDAERLQDIESLREKVKELEEQQLKRDTVVQQCKTELLEKERIIKEKNAQLEERCRVYEELNAVSEKRKKQVDQLRTSIKARDEALTDLNNKHRALLSQFENGYAKRSPPSSPSAMNSVEDPLQARMGQKMSCVQGMTKRGNACLDWEPNRERSMRVKSPVQTLNGETRDIRDLIKELEEKEKELKAQEESRKQLVLKLCNTQKHAETTSYKLKKLEGEHEKAIKTIQGFMERQQQLENTKLRKEQKIMELEIELNRLREYENVKAARDGHDQFVLRDFSTDMTDDPERDASNQQRFDEMEAKINDLRDQIETIKAEKSRLEKQIQVESEELKGRLQDREQKIEVLEIEKQTIKEQLQNKMDELDKLKKMMKNDMEDSSKREDLIHDLQVRDAEIVEKNHKIEQLSKELQVKTQNLQKLVNTELWSKNKEIAKLHNHMTATHCLERSRNKLDMTQESASTQLSTLIKELNDIGIKVTFTNEVIQLNYVDGNETIDVKTMTDYVQKLVAQKNELEKEVDYLKWLKLVSKPDIATEIDGYGDNQTERAKKYCELMRTHLKDLVKFMKEMLKNANYADNIGNDHKKAVFDVFMNSKILSDDFVNALEGMSTNDLAINTDEANVKSLDNSVKKSRSDNLISATKNQASTQSDSEAFSEPDRTVSMARIGLQETQQKSLNRSRFSKYTKTFTDSEDSLEYVPYYKSYQNDLNDSEANYQIQELKETNALLYTELSALRNEFTAKISFDCIFDEKISPLIIKLEKSQKYCEKLQSALDRRVHEVHTLRKESKQNCTRRAQLEKKLADLEGMATEMNKQKAELIHYKDNAERKAAEMLISLNRENDALRTRVKKLEDEHESAKTSISTLTKELDHLTLSHSQILVENTKLTNDKLRLEQEVRKTENRCDITVRTMHDKFNKEISDLNQINESQRARLQELEVTNKELRRHVAVCEASDSAPSSSGVSSIPTETMLKQTCEDIMQEYQAYNNSQYWLPISYSTIGGRSKTSCSPDLGIESDAAVTTMRPLQDTLKITESMTNLLSDEDNNNGNRPVREVDSESPLPIEGLDEVEALKQENETLKRRLMKTRRALEDTFQHLSASNKNKKNVEKAITKQLQITKSILKKTRTYEEPLDN
- the LOC122573354 gene encoding centrosomin isoform X6, yielding MGCGRSRVDAPTILDNIQNRPIQVHVMFGTNARSPGKTSPTGVIGSRDGAGIGRTMKEYEDQLEALKKENFNLKLRIYFLEERMGITSADENAIKKNIELKVEIESLRKELVEKQELLSQAAKAFELIEEQKEASSRNQAQYQQSLENEREKIRRLEKELAEYEEKKADASIFYKEAFGITPEKALENEEKLCQMEELVASLEAEVKQVTNSLDEERVWAQELEGERDEFRERLEAETRLRENLDAERLQDIESLREKVKELEEQQLKRDTVVQQCKTELLEKERIIKEKNAQLEERCRVYEELNAVSEKRKKQVDQLRTSIKARDEALTDLNNKHRALLSQFENGYAKRSPPSSPSAMNSVEDPLQARMGQKMSCVQGMTKRGNACLDWEPNRERSMRVKSPVQTLNGETRDIRDLIKELEEKEKELKAQEESRKQLVLKLCNTQKHAETTSYKLKKLEGEHEKAIKTIQGFMERQQQLENTKLRKEQKIMELEIELNRLREYENVKAARDGHDQFVLRDFSTDMTDDPERDASNQQRFDEMEAKINDLRDQIETIKAEKSRLEKQIQVESEELKGRLQDREQKIEVLEIEKQTIKEQLQNKMDELDKLKKMMKNDMEDSSKREDLIHDLQVRDAEIVEKNHKIEQLSKELQVKTQNLQKLVNTELWSKNKEIAKLHNHMTATHCLERSRNKLDMTQESASTQLSTLIKELNDIGIKVTFTNEVIQLNYVDGNETIDVKTMTDYVQKLVAQKNELEKEVDYLKWLKLVSKPDIATEIDGYGDNQTERAKKYCELMRTHLKDLVKFMKEMLKNANYADNIGNDHKKAVFDVFMNSKILSDDFVNALEGMSTNDLAINTDEANVKSLDNSVKKSRSDNLISATKNQASTQSDSEAFSEPDRTVSMARIGLQETQQKSLNRSRFSKYTKTFTDSEDSLEYVPYYKSYQNDLNDSEANYQIQELKETNALLYTELSALRNEFTAKISFDCIFDEKISPLIIKLEKSQKYCEKLQSALDRRVHEVHTLRKESKQNCTRRAQLEKKLADLEGMATEMNKQKAELIHYKDNAERKAAEMLISLNRENDALRTRVKKLEDEHESAKTSISTLTKELDHLTLSHSQILVENTKLTNDKLRLEQEVRKTENRCDITVRTMHDKFNKEISDLNQINESQRARLQELEVTNKELRRHVAVCEASDSAPSSSGVSSIPTETMLKQTCEDIMQEYQAYNNSQYWLPISYSTIGGRSKTSCSPDLGIESDAAVTTMRPLQDTLKITESMTNLLSDEDNNNGNRPVREVDSESPLPIEGLDEVEALKQENETLKRRLMKTRRALEDTFQHLSASNKNKKNVEKAITKQLQITKSILKKTRTYEEPLDN